Proteins encoded by one window of Myxococcus fulvus:
- a CDS encoding two-component regulator propeller domain-containing protein, which produces MGIPGHRLRAAWRGLGGFVLLAGLVLAWPGLALDPQRWVSQYSQDSWRSDDGLPQNSLLSMAQTRDGYVWLGTWEGLVRFDGARFVVFDKRNTPELRNHTIKALAEDASGVLWVGTDQGLVSYVDGRFERAPGASAPLEGFRVEHLIVGEGSLWAGTSGGLWQVPLGEGVARQYTEADGMPGMSITALARGGGDNRLWVGTKTGLALLEGGQVRGLPFPIPGGDVRSEVTSLFQDVTGTLWMGTEAGLVSWNGAVARRYSTSDGLPAVVTALLADSQGNLWVGTRRGGLLRREAAGFSAPLHGAGLVDAEVLSLLEDRDGSLWVGTYSGLFRLRDGPFATFGAPEGLSNETVSTVLEDKHGTVWLGTVGGGLFFLRDGRIQRMDDFEGGTDPVITALHEAPDGTLWAGSKAGAFRYDGHRFAKSSRVQGLPDDVVTSILVDSRGTQWFGTRKGLARVRGGDVTVFGQKQGLTSPIIVMAEDASGALWLGADSGLWRYEEGKGLRRFTAKDGAPGEVVLALLADPDGTVWVGTETGLGRWRDGTWFRYTVSQHGLYDDAVFSIVSDGDEHLWMSSNKGVSRVSRRELEEVAEGKRTRLAVMGFDQTDGMRTAECNGNTQPSGWRGRDGRLWFTTIQGAIVVDPVRVRATRQPPEVRIEEVRVNGKLVSVLGPVELRPDDSRLDIRFTAFTPGDAVRVPFRYRLVGHDDGWVRAEIRRATYTGLRPGRYLFQVQAELRDGGWTEPVSLDVVLEPSLWQRTEFWALFVLGMGMLGVSVYLLRVGQLKARERWLEARVQERTRELARANEELEANVRTLRQTQAQLVQAGRMAAVGQLAAGVGHEINNPLAYIVSNLEHASEESDMLARELGETRAAGTRLREVGQALREALHGADRVRRIVRDLKTFSRPDDEKQGPVELGAVLDSAVKIAMGELRPRAKLVRDYGDVTWVEGNEARLAQVFLNLLINAAQALPEGRAEQNEVRLVTRGGADGWVVAEVRDTGSGISPESLGRIFDPFYTTKPVGVGTGLGLSLCHAYVTAMGGTISVESELGRGSVFRVSLRRARAPGAGVAVDVRRGGGWSVRGPGERASSPTGYPTVAQDASKPVGDPPASMSNHTFVDARAVSERASAPRFSESSAGDRAGTGPVSVPAREPSPEDRVAVSGPAPSPAPGPRPSMERSSEPPDVSAIAHRASEVAGATTGRTFVTGPAPAIEPSSDMRSASAPASPMKPVSGLSPRAEASPSPARASPMKPVSGASPRVEASPSPTHASEPASPRAGASAAVAPGGGAPASPHPEPGGAAGSGDSTASRPAPGSTEVSMSSPTRGPTQDAPQGAPQGARPAESEAVVPQARGRVLVVDDDALVSGAIRRTLSRENDVDVVVSARQALERLSGPEPRHYDVVLCDLMMPEMTGMDLHEALGHAAPAIAERMVFITGGAFTPTARTFLERVENPRVEKPFDPESLRALVRSEVARARREAAGRAA; this is translated from the coding sequence ATGGGCATTCCAGGGCATCGGCTCCGCGCGGCGTGGCGCGGGCTCGGGGGGTTCGTCTTGCTCGCTGGGCTCGTCCTGGCGTGGCCGGGCCTTGCCTTGGACCCGCAGCGCTGGGTCTCCCAGTACAGCCAGGACTCGTGGCGCAGCGACGACGGGCTGCCGCAGAACAGCCTGCTGTCGATGGCGCAGACGCGTGACGGCTACGTGTGGCTGGGCACGTGGGAGGGCCTGGTGCGCTTCGACGGCGCGCGCTTCGTCGTCTTCGACAAGCGCAACACGCCGGAGCTGCGCAACCACACCATCAAGGCGCTCGCGGAGGACGCGTCCGGCGTGTTGTGGGTGGGCACGGACCAGGGCCTCGTCTCGTACGTGGACGGCCGCTTCGAGCGGGCCCCGGGGGCCTCGGCCCCGCTGGAGGGCTTCCGCGTGGAGCACCTCATCGTGGGCGAGGGCTCCTTGTGGGCGGGCACCTCGGGCGGCCTGTGGCAGGTGCCGCTGGGCGAGGGCGTGGCGCGGCAGTACACGGAAGCCGACGGCATGCCGGGCATGTCCATCACCGCGCTGGCGCGAGGCGGCGGGGACAACCGGCTGTGGGTGGGCACCAAGACGGGCCTGGCGCTGCTGGAGGGCGGACAGGTGCGGGGCCTGCCCTTCCCGATACCCGGCGGGGACGTGCGCTCGGAGGTGACGTCGTTGTTCCAGGACGTCACCGGCACGCTGTGGATGGGCACGGAGGCGGGGCTGGTGTCGTGGAACGGCGCGGTGGCCCGGCGCTACAGCACGTCGGACGGACTGCCGGCCGTCGTCACCGCGCTGCTCGCGGACAGCCAGGGCAACCTCTGGGTGGGCACGCGGCGGGGCGGACTGCTGCGGCGCGAGGCCGCGGGCTTCAGCGCGCCGCTGCATGGCGCGGGGCTGGTGGACGCGGAGGTGCTGTCGCTGCTCGAGGACCGGGACGGCTCGCTGTGGGTGGGCACCTATTCGGGCCTGTTCCGCCTGCGCGACGGCCCGTTCGCGACGTTCGGCGCGCCGGAGGGCCTGAGCAACGAGACGGTGAGCACGGTGCTGGAGGACAAGCACGGCACGGTGTGGCTGGGCACGGTGGGCGGCGGCCTGTTCTTCCTGCGCGACGGGCGCATCCAGCGCATGGACGACTTCGAGGGCGGCACGGACCCGGTCATCACCGCGCTGCACGAGGCGCCGGACGGGACGCTGTGGGCGGGCTCGAAGGCGGGCGCGTTCCGGTACGACGGGCACCGCTTCGCGAAGTCCTCGCGGGTGCAGGGGCTGCCGGACGACGTGGTGACGTCCATCCTGGTGGACTCGCGGGGTACGCAGTGGTTCGGCACGCGCAAGGGCCTGGCGCGGGTGCGCGGCGGCGACGTGACGGTGTTCGGTCAGAAGCAGGGGCTGACGTCCCCCATCATCGTCATGGCCGAGGACGCGTCCGGGGCGCTGTGGCTGGGCGCGGACAGCGGGCTGTGGCGCTACGAGGAGGGCAAGGGCCTGCGCCGCTTCACCGCGAAGGACGGCGCGCCGGGCGAGGTGGTGCTGGCGCTGCTGGCGGACCCGGACGGCACGGTGTGGGTGGGGACGGAGACGGGCCTGGGCCGGTGGAGGGACGGGACGTGGTTCCGCTACACGGTGTCGCAGCACGGCCTCTATGACGACGCGGTGTTCAGCATCGTCTCGGACGGGGACGAGCACCTGTGGATGAGCAGCAACAAGGGCGTGTCCCGGGTGTCGCGGCGCGAGCTGGAGGAGGTCGCGGAGGGCAAGCGCACGCGGCTGGCGGTGATGGGGTTCGACCAGACGGACGGCATGCGCACCGCGGAGTGCAACGGGAACACGCAGCCGTCGGGGTGGCGGGGCCGGGACGGGCGGCTGTGGTTCACCACCATCCAGGGCGCCATCGTGGTGGACCCGGTGCGCGTGCGCGCGACGCGGCAGCCTCCCGAGGTGCGCATCGAGGAGGTGCGGGTCAACGGGAAGCTGGTGTCGGTGCTGGGGCCGGTGGAGCTACGGCCGGACGACTCGCGGCTGGACATCCGCTTCACGGCCTTCACGCCGGGGGACGCGGTGCGCGTGCCCTTCCGGTACCGGCTGGTGGGGCACGACGACGGCTGGGTGCGCGCGGAGATTCGCCGGGCCACGTACACGGGCCTGCGTCCCGGGCGCTACCTGTTCCAGGTGCAGGCGGAGCTGCGCGACGGCGGGTGGACGGAGCCCGTGTCGCTGGACGTGGTGCTGGAGCCGAGCCTGTGGCAGCGCACGGAGTTCTGGGCGCTGTTCGTGCTGGGCATGGGGATGCTGGGCGTCAGCGTGTACCTCTTGCGCGTGGGGCAGCTGAAGGCGCGCGAGCGGTGGCTGGAGGCGCGCGTGCAGGAGCGCACGCGGGAGCTGGCGCGCGCGAACGAGGAGCTGGAGGCCAACGTGCGCACGCTGCGGCAGACGCAGGCGCAGCTGGTCCAGGCCGGGAGGATGGCGGCGGTGGGCCAGCTCGCCGCGGGCGTGGGGCACGAAATCAACAACCCGCTGGCGTACATCGTGTCGAACCTGGAGCACGCGAGCGAGGAGTCGGACATGCTCGCCCGCGAGCTCGGCGAGACGCGCGCGGCGGGGACGCGGCTGCGCGAGGTGGGGCAGGCCCTGCGCGAGGCGCTGCACGGCGCGGACCGGGTGCGGCGCATCGTGCGTGACTTGAAGACCTTCTCCCGGCCGGACGACGAGAAGCAGGGGCCGGTGGAGCTGGGGGCGGTGCTCGACTCGGCGGTGAAGATCGCCATGGGCGAGCTGCGGCCGCGCGCGAAGCTGGTGCGCGACTACGGGGACGTGACGTGGGTGGAGGGGAACGAGGCGCGCCTGGCGCAGGTGTTCCTCAACCTGCTCATCAATGCGGCGCAGGCCTTGCCGGAGGGGCGGGCGGAGCAGAACGAGGTGCGGCTGGTGACGCGCGGGGGCGCGGACGGCTGGGTGGTGGCGGAGGTGCGCGACACGGGGAGCGGGATTTCGCCGGAGTCGCTCGGGCGCATCTTCGACCCGTTCTACACGACGAAGCCGGTGGGCGTGGGCACGGGGTTGGGGTTGTCCTTGTGCCACGCGTACGTGACGGCGATGGGCGGCACCATCTCGGTGGAGAGCGAGCTGGGCAGGGGCTCGGTGTTCCGCGTGTCCCTGCGGCGCGCGAGGGCCCCGGGCGCGGGTGTGGCCGTGGATGTGCGGCGGGGCGGAGGCTGGTCCGTGCGTGGGCCGGGTGAGCGCGCGTCGTCGCCCACGGGCTATCCGACGGTGGCGCAGGACGCGTCGAAGCCCGTGGGGGACCCGCCGGCCAGCATGTCGAATCACACCTTCGTGGACGCGAGGGCCGTCTCCGAGCGTGCGTCCGCGCCGAGGTTCTCCGAGTCCTCTGCGGGCGACAGGGCCGGCACCGGGCCCGTGTCCGTGCCGGCGCGCGAACCCTCCCCGGAGGACCGTGTCGCCGTGTCGGGCCCCGCGCCGTCTCCAGCGCCGGGTCCCCGGCCATCGATGGAGCGCTCCTCCGAGCCGCCGGACGTCAGCGCCATCGCGCACCGTGCCTCCGAGGTCGCGGGAGCGACGACGGGACGCACGTTCGTGACGGGACCCGCCCCGGCCATCGAGCCCTCTTCGGACATGCGGTCCGCGTCGGCGCCCGCGTCACCCATGAAGCCCGTCTCGGGCTTGAGCCCGCGCGCGGAGGCGAGCCCGTCTCCGGCCCGCGCGTCACCGATGAAGCCCGTCTCGGGGGCGAGCCCGCGCGTGGAGGCGAGCCCGTCTCCGACCCACGCGTCGGAGCCCGCGTCACCCCGCGCGGGCGCGTCCGCGGCGGTGGCTCCCGGAGGGGGGGCCCCCGCGTCTCCACACCCCGAACCGGGGGGGGCCGCCGGTTCCGGGGACTCCACCGCTTCGCGCCCCGCCCCAGGCAGCACCGAGGTGTCCATGTCGAGCCCGACTCGAGGCCCCACCCAGGACGCCCCCCAGGGCGCCCCCCAGGGCGCGCGGCCCGCCGAGTCCGAGGCTGTCGTGCCCCAGGCCCGTGGCCGTGTGCTGGTCGTGGACGACGACGCGCTGGTGAGCGGGGCCATCCGGCGCACGCTCTCGCGCGAGAACGACGTGGACGTGGTGGTGAGCGCCCGGCAGGCGCTGGAGCGGCTCAGCGGACCGGAGCCCCGTCACTACGACGTCGTGCTCTGCGACTTGATGATGCCGGAGATGACCGGGATGGACCTCCACGAGGCGCTGGGGCACGCGGCGCCGGCCATCGCGGAGCGGATGGTGTTCATCACCGGCGGCGCCTTCACGCCCACGGCGCGCACCTTCCTGGAGCGGGTGGAGAACCCGCGCGTGGAGAAGCCGTTCGACCCGGAGTCCCTGCGCGCGCTGGTCCGCTCGGAGGTGGCCCGGGCGCGACGCGAGGCCGCGGGCCGGGCCGCCTGA
- a CDS encoding serine/threonine protein kinase gives MSTEPTESSRFLGRYELVHPLGQGGMGEVFLAKISGAAGFEKPCIVKTILPALLKDRQFLDRFHHEAKVLVHLVHSSIAQVYDMGEADGTYYMALEYVAGVDLAYLLEQARVQGAQVPVPVALFLGQRMAEGLGYAHRKVGPDGVPLGIVHRDVSPHNVMVSYEGEVKVIDFGLAKSAARSKYTLPATVMGKLGYMSPEQVRAEALDHRSDIYSCGVVLWEMLAGRSLIPHGTVGEMMAAMSHPTVPPLTGLRGDVDEALDAVVRRALATKPDERYSRSDELARALNGELVRSGAAVGAEEVGHFVRALCPEAFAAQRQLISKVTSSSSHRRTPTPIPLVAGGTGAYGTGPQEVESAGFEPTLMRKQDTPSGEKQVAGMARPDLPGHGESMATDATTLRSGSDPGAATARTAVFDGATGSTPRPAGAEASPSGPRAEKPSGSGPRFSGNTSVLTPQAEGASGSGPRAAAPEEQAPVRPVSSSREQVPARSDEGRGRKGLFALVAGLVVLLMVGTAVTTAHFMRPQGPPPVDAPPPPPPGGLAGMDGRPPPPGRPPPRDPPPTTAPVIKETPPPATAQAPTQPEPTPVPKKPTPKPDKVVTAPPKRPTPSPKPTQEPDKAPVVEPVVAANTPAFGYFAQVLPLTADDGTFLVRGARARTFQTGMDVKVVGDATSDGQRPVLGTARVVASDRRQARLKLAKDVKSAPRLYAAVPAEDLYFGEPTERGLEPASATAPPPKPGALTGHISKRDPLIGNTSYTVSNADEFEWTDCVLVIETRQRATLGEVPAYTKREVKRFSKPQTQQVPPAGKAGVYCKEGTLFSTVK, from the coding sequence ATGAGCACCGAACCTACAGAGTCCTCCCGTTTCCTCGGGCGCTACGAGCTCGTCCACCCCCTGGGCCAGGGAGGGATGGGCGAGGTGTTCCTGGCGAAGATCAGCGGCGCGGCGGGCTTCGAGAAGCCGTGCATCGTGAAGACCATCCTCCCGGCGCTGCTGAAGGACCGGCAGTTCCTGGACCGCTTCCACCATGAGGCCAAGGTGCTGGTGCACCTGGTGCACTCGTCCATCGCCCAGGTCTACGACATGGGGGAGGCGGACGGGACGTACTACATGGCCCTGGAGTACGTGGCCGGCGTGGACCTGGCGTACCTCTTGGAGCAGGCGCGGGTGCAGGGCGCGCAGGTGCCCGTGCCGGTGGCGCTGTTCCTGGGCCAGCGCATGGCGGAGGGCCTGGGCTACGCGCACCGCAAGGTGGGGCCGGACGGGGTGCCGCTGGGCATCGTCCACCGCGACGTGTCGCCCCACAACGTCATGGTGTCGTACGAGGGCGAGGTCAAGGTCATCGACTTCGGCCTGGCCAAGTCCGCCGCGCGCAGCAAGTACACGCTGCCCGCCACGGTGATGGGCAAGCTGGGCTACATGTCGCCGGAGCAGGTGCGCGCTGAGGCGCTGGACCACCGCAGCGACATCTACTCCTGCGGCGTGGTGCTCTGGGAGATGCTCGCCGGCCGCTCGCTCATCCCCCACGGGACGGTGGGCGAGATGATGGCGGCCATGTCCCATCCCACGGTGCCGCCGCTGACAGGGCTGCGCGGGGACGTGGACGAGGCGCTGGACGCGGTGGTGCGCCGCGCGCTGGCGACGAAGCCGGATGAGCGCTACTCGCGCTCGGACGAGCTGGCGCGCGCGCTCAACGGCGAGCTGGTGCGCTCCGGCGCGGCGGTGGGCGCGGAGGAGGTGGGCCACTTCGTCCGCGCGCTGTGCCCGGAGGCCTTCGCGGCGCAGCGGCAGCTCATCTCCAAGGTGACGTCGTCCTCCAGCCACCGCCGCACCCCCACGCCCATCCCCCTGGTCGCCGGCGGCACGGGCGCGTACGGGACGGGGCCTCAGGAGGTGGAGTCCGCGGGCTTCGAGCCGACCCTGATGCGCAAGCAGGACACGCCGTCGGGGGAGAAGCAGGTGGCCGGCATGGCCCGCCCGGACCTGCCCGGCCACGGCGAGTCGATGGCCACCGACGCCACCACCCTGCGCTCCGGCTCGGACCCCGGCGCCGCCACGGCGAGGACGGCCGTCTTCGACGGAGCGACGGGGAGCACGCCGCGGCCTGCCGGCGCCGAGGCGTCGCCCTCCGGTCCCCGGGCCGAGAAGCCGTCCGGCTCTGGCCCCCGGTTCTCGGGCAACACCTCGGTGCTCACGCCCCAGGCCGAGGGTGCCTCGGGCTCGGGTCCTCGCGCCGCTGCTCCGGAGGAGCAGGCCCCGGTGCGCCCGGTGTCTTCGTCACGGGAGCAGGTTCCCGCGCGGAGTGACGAGGGTCGGGGCCGCAAGGGGCTGTTCGCGTTGGTCGCCGGCCTGGTCGTGCTGTTGATGGTGGGCACCGCGGTGACCACGGCGCACTTCATGCGGCCCCAGGGCCCGCCGCCCGTGGATGCCCCGCCGCCGCCTCCTCCGGGGGGCCTGGCGGGGATGGACGGAAGGCCCCCGCCGCCGGGGCGGCCCCCTCCTCGGGACCCTCCGCCCACCACGGCTCCGGTCATCAAGGAGACGCCACCGCCCGCCACCGCCCAGGCGCCGACCCAGCCCGAGCCGACGCCCGTCCCCAAGAAGCCGACGCCCAAGCCGGACAAGGTCGTCACGGCGCCACCCAAGCGCCCCACCCCTTCGCCCAAGCCGACTCAGGAGCCGGACAAGGCGCCGGTGGTGGAGCCCGTCGTGGCCGCCAACACCCCCGCCTTCGGCTACTTCGCGCAGGTGCTGCCGCTGACCGCCGATGACGGTACCTTCCTGGTGAGGGGGGCCCGCGCCAGGACCTTCCAGACGGGCATGGACGTGAAGGTGGTGGGCGACGCGACGTCCGATGGACAGCGTCCGGTGCTCGGCACCGCCCGGGTCGTCGCCTCCGACAGGCGGCAGGCTCGCTTGAAGCTGGCCAAGGACGTCAAGTCCGCCCCGAGGCTCTACGCCGCCGTCCCCGCGGAGGACCTCTACTTCGGAGAGCCCACCGAGCGGGGCTTGGAGCCCGCGTCCGCCACCGCCCCGCCCCCGAAGCCGGGGGCGTTGACGGGGCATATCTCGAAGAGAGATCCCCTGATTGGCAACACCTCCTACACGGTGAGCAACGCCGACGAGTTCGAGTGGACCGACTGCGTCCTCGTCATCGAGACGCGCCAGCGCGCGACCCTGGGAGAGGTGCCCGCCTACACGAAGCGAGAGGTGAAGCGCTTCAGCAAGCCCCAGACGCAGCAGGTGCCCCCCGCGGGCAAGGCGGGCGTGTACTGCAAGGAGGGGACGCTCTTCTCGACGGTGAAGTGA
- a CDS encoding S8 family serine peptidase, whose protein sequence is MKRWGFIGLMVLAACMPDESEQRDAQRNVCPGITAGEVPHEPRATWKVTSDEDGREPVIIRYRQAQGVTAARVHQLGGQVTASFRHAPALAARVTPEERLELALDPSVESIEPDAELRATGLGALPLGALTRAGLGASGTGDYTGKLQRVQALEVWDQNGDGVPDPGAVTGEGVRVCVIDSGMDMNHPELRDAVVAARDFLDADDDATDGEEGHWGTGHGTHVAGIIAARAGMGGQGGPVLTESGLMGVAPGAQLLVARVLDMNGRTNMSVVLEAVEWCMSQGARVASLSLAGGLATFTSEDIFKAALDGGMLVVAAAGNEGQFLVSYPASDPSVLAVGAVDDLDRRVYFSSHGERLALMAPGVDVLSTFPRGLGSFAQLELGRARPASRSLLYAPTGNTWGALVDCGHGGTLDSCGEDSSCDGFIAYVHPHPYVRPERAMVNVMKQGARAVIFASELMEGGAEILSVPQQGAWVPAVTITQAASTVMGRQLGATTRLTLRPVDYAYMSGTSMATPYVSGIAALLFSARPGATPAQVRAALQSSAKDLGPAGYDTEHGHGLVQARGALEALIGAMP, encoded by the coding sequence ATGAAGCGCTGGGGATTCATCGGGCTGATGGTGCTGGCGGCGTGCATGCCGGACGAGTCGGAGCAGCGGGACGCCCAGCGCAACGTCTGCCCTGGCATCACCGCCGGCGAGGTTCCCCACGAGCCCCGGGCGACCTGGAAGGTCACGTCCGACGAGGACGGGCGGGAGCCGGTCATCATCCGCTACCGCCAGGCCCAGGGGGTGACGGCGGCGCGGGTGCACCAGCTGGGCGGCCAGGTGACGGCGAGCTTCCGCCACGCGCCCGCCCTGGCCGCGCGCGTGACACCCGAGGAGCGCCTGGAGCTGGCGTTGGACCCCTCGGTGGAGAGCATCGAGCCGGACGCGGAGCTGCGCGCGACGGGGCTCGGCGCGCTTCCATTGGGGGCGCTGACCCGCGCGGGGCTCGGGGCGAGCGGCACCGGGGATTACACCGGGAAGCTGCAGCGGGTGCAGGCGCTGGAGGTGTGGGACCAGAACGGGGACGGGGTGCCGGACCCGGGCGCGGTGACGGGCGAGGGCGTGCGCGTGTGCGTCATCGACAGCGGCATGGACATGAACCACCCGGAGCTGCGTGACGCGGTGGTGGCGGCGCGAGACTTCCTGGACGCCGACGACGACGCGACCGACGGCGAGGAGGGCCACTGGGGCACCGGCCACGGCACGCACGTGGCGGGCATCATCGCGGCCCGGGCGGGCATGGGGGGCCAGGGCGGGCCGGTGCTCACCGAGAGCGGGCTGATGGGCGTGGCGCCGGGGGCCCAGTTGCTCGTGGCGCGGGTGCTGGACATGAACGGCCGCACGAACATGAGCGTGGTGCTCGAGGCCGTCGAGTGGTGCATGAGCCAGGGCGCCCGGGTGGCCTCGCTGTCGCTGGCCGGAGGCCTGGCCACCTTCACCTCCGAGGACATCTTCAAGGCCGCGCTCGACGGCGGGATGCTGGTGGTGGCGGCGGCGGGCAACGAGGGCCAGTTCCTGGTGTCCTATCCGGCGTCGGACCCGTCCGTGCTCGCGGTGGGCGCGGTGGATGACCTGGACCGGCGCGTGTACTTCTCCTCCCATGGCGAGCGGCTGGCGCTGATGGCGCCGGGCGTGGACGTGCTGTCCACCTTCCCCCGGGGCCTGGGCTCGTTCGCGCAGCTGGAGCTGGGCCGGGCCCGGCCCGCGTCGCGCTCCCTCCTGTATGCGCCCACCGGGAACACCTGGGGCGCGCTGGTGGACTGCGGGCACGGCGGGACGCTGGACTCGTGCGGCGAGGACAGCAGCTGTGACGGCTTCATCGCCTATGTGCACCCGCACCCCTACGTGAGGCCCGAGCGGGCCATGGTCAACGTGATGAAGCAGGGCGCGCGCGCGGTCATCTTCGCCAGCGAGCTGATGGAGGGCGGCGCGGAAATCCTCTCCGTCCCGCAGCAGGGCGCGTGGGTGCCCGCCGTCACCATCACCCAGGCGGCCAGCACGGTGATGGGCCGGCAGCTGGGCGCCACCACGCGGCTGACGCTGCGCCCGGTGGACTACGCGTACATGTCCGGCACCTCCATGGCCACCCCGTACGTCAGCGGCATCGCCGCGCTGCTGTTCAGCGCCCGCCCCGGCGCGACGCCCGCCCAGGTGCGCGCCGCGCTCCAGTCCAGCGCGAAGGACCTGGGCCCCGCGGGCTATGACACCGAGCATGGCCACGGCCTGGTGCAGGCGCGCGGCGCGCTGGAGGCGCTCATCGGCGCCATGCCCTGA
- a CDS encoding DUF2267 domain-containing protein, with protein MSMQKQETTQSWSGLGVGTDRKSFLAAVSAQLPDFEAERAAEAVFCGLSELLSDGLMRQLREQLPEDLRGMLDACPRHQREGGKVDRDDFYLQVANHLNAEPENVRLVLHGVFAALRAQLTEQEAGKVEGQLPRWLQGTWAAAKLGIDRPS; from the coding sequence ATGTCGATGCAGAAGCAGGAGACGACGCAGTCGTGGTCGGGGCTGGGCGTGGGGACGGACCGCAAGTCCTTCCTGGCCGCGGTGTCCGCGCAGCTTCCGGACTTCGAGGCCGAGCGCGCGGCGGAGGCGGTGTTCTGTGGCCTGTCGGAGCTGTTGTCCGACGGGCTGATGCGGCAGCTGCGCGAGCAGCTCCCGGAGGACCTGCGGGGAATGCTGGATGCGTGCCCGCGGCATCAACGCGAGGGCGGCAAGGTGGACCGGGATGACTTCTACCTGCAGGTGGCCAACCACCTGAACGCCGAGCCGGAGAACGTGAGGCTGGTGCTGCACGGCGTCTTCGCGGCGCTGCGGGCCCAGCTCACCGAGCAGGAGGCGGGCAAGGTCGAGGGCCAGCTCCCCCGGTGGCTCCAGGGCACGTGGGCCGCGGCGAAGCTGGGCATCGACCGGCCCTCGTGA
- a CDS encoding cytochrome-c peroxidase, producing the protein MVKKDDPVMISRSWRTALLALSLGGMGLACESEEPFPTLDELDQLRSLHSLSSHPRLDSTNRVDGLEAARTLGNELFRDPGLSRCGSVSCESCHTGEGRTVETPTAEGCGGQRTERNPPTVLNVRHNRWFMWDGRADSLWSQAILPLTNPVEMDSDAEVVRARLQAQDSYRSRYLALFGADPGAEPGPELMANVGKVLAAYERDLMRVEAPFDVDVRRFLAAVDAGTAESDPAYLGLKTFVRKGQCIVCHKGPSLTDELFHNVGLQDKGPGAGGQWAVLQSLLDWEFNAAGRYSDDRSGADARRLNTLRTQAKQEELEGAFRTPSLRNVALTAPYMHTGAQATLEEVVDFYNEGGDADGTFTGKRTVSIVALELTDAEKRALVELLKSLTGTPR; encoded by the coding sequence ATGGTGAAGAAGGACGACCCGGTGATGATTTCGAGAAGCTGGCGCACTGCCCTGCTCGCCCTGAGCCTGGGTGGGATGGGGCTGGCGTGTGAGTCCGAGGAACCCTTCCCCACGCTGGACGAGCTGGACCAGCTGCGCAGCCTGCACTCGCTGTCGAGCCACCCGCGCCTGGACTCCACCAACCGCGTGGACGGGCTGGAGGCGGCGCGCACGCTGGGCAACGAGCTGTTCCGGGACCCGGGGCTGTCGCGCTGCGGCTCGGTGTCGTGTGAGAGCTGTCACACCGGCGAGGGCCGCACGGTGGAGACGCCGACGGCGGAGGGCTGCGGGGGCCAGCGCACGGAGAGAAACCCGCCCACCGTGCTGAACGTGCGGCACAACCGCTGGTTCATGTGGGACGGCCGGGCGGACTCGCTCTGGTCCCAGGCGATTCTCCCGCTGACGAACCCGGTGGAGATGGACTCGGACGCGGAGGTGGTGCGCGCCCGGCTGCAGGCGCAGGACTCGTACCGCTCGCGCTACCTGGCGCTGTTCGGCGCGGACCCGGGCGCGGAGCCCGGCCCGGAGCTGATGGCCAACGTGGGCAAGGTGCTGGCGGCGTACGAGCGGGACTTGATGCGGGTGGAGGCGCCCTTCGACGTGGACGTGCGGCGCTTCCTCGCGGCGGTGGACGCGGGCACGGCCGAGAGCGACCCGGCGTACCTGGGGCTGAAGACCTTCGTGCGCAAGGGCCAGTGCATCGTGTGCCACAAGGGCCCGTCGCTGACGGACGAGCTGTTCCACAACGTGGGCCTGCAGGACAAGGGGCCGGGCGCGGGGGGACAGTGGGCGGTGCTGCAGTCGCTGCTGGACTGGGAGTTCAACGCGGCGGGGCGCTACAGCGATGACCGGAGCGGCGCGGACGCGCGGCGGCTGAACACGCTGCGCACGCAGGCCAAGCAGGAGGAGCTGGAGGGCGCGTTCCGCACGCCGTCGCTGCGCAACGTGGCGCTGACGGCGCCGTACATGCACACGGGCGCGCAGGCCACGCTGGAGGAGGTCGTCGACTTCTACAACGAGGGCGGCGACGCGGACGGCACCTTCACGGGCAAGCGCACGGTGTCCATCGTCGCGCTGGAGCTGACGGACGCGGAGAAGCGCGCGCTGGTGGAGCTGCTCAAGTCGCTGACGGGCACGCCGCGCTGA